In a genomic window of Paraburkholderia acidiphila:
- a CDS encoding sensor histidine kinase — protein sequence MNKPLLRIRLETAQDVVAARRRARELAAGLGFSPLDQTRIASAVSEIARNAFEYAGGGEITFALESERSREALAVQVSDHGPGVRELEAVLDGTYRSPGGMGLGITGSRRLMDRFDIRSSASGTTVTMARDLPHERGAVCGKELERIVRELSARSPQDGAHGDSLEELQQQNRELVTALDELRERQDELSRLAQELEATNRGVVALYAELDERAEELRRADMMKTRFLSNMSHELRTPLSSIRALANLLLNRLDGDLSVEQERQVRLILSSAESLGETVNDLLDLAKIEAGKTEVAPAWFDAADLFAALRTMLMPLLDTPHVTLEFGSTAGLPQLYTDEPKLTQILRNFVSNAIKYTEHGQIRVGAQCMPGNGDDSRITFFVADTGIGIAPEHHQIIFEEFGQVQNRLQQRVKGTGLGLPLCRKLAALLGGEVGVESEPGVGSTFRLNVPVRLATSVEDEPETSGDAAP from the coding sequence ATGAATAAGCCCCTGCTGCGCATCCGGCTTGAAACAGCCCAGGACGTCGTCGCCGCGCGCCGCCGCGCGCGCGAGCTGGCCGCCGGGCTCGGCTTCTCGCCGCTCGATCAGACGCGCATTGCGAGCGCCGTCTCCGAGATCGCCCGCAACGCGTTCGAATATGCGGGCGGCGGCGAAATCACGTTCGCGCTGGAAAGCGAGCGCTCGCGCGAAGCGCTCGCCGTGCAGGTGAGCGACCACGGCCCCGGCGTGCGCGAGCTCGAAGCCGTGCTCGACGGCACCTATCGCTCGCCCGGCGGCATGGGCCTCGGCATTACGGGCAGCCGGCGCCTGATGGACCGCTTCGACATTCGGTCCTCGGCGAGCGGTACGACCGTCACCATGGCCCGCGACTTGCCGCACGAGCGCGGCGCGGTGTGCGGCAAGGAACTCGAGCGCATCGTGCGGGAACTGTCCGCGCGCAGTCCGCAAGATGGCGCGCATGGCGACTCGCTCGAAGAACTGCAGCAGCAGAACCGCGAACTCGTCACGGCGCTCGACGAACTGCGCGAACGCCAGGACGAACTCTCGCGGCTCGCGCAGGAGCTGGAGGCGACCAACCGCGGTGTGGTGGCGCTCTACGCCGAGCTCGACGAGCGCGCCGAGGAGCTGCGCCGCGCCGACATGATGAAAACGCGCTTTCTCTCGAACATGAGCCATGAACTGCGCACGCCGCTCAGTTCGATCCGCGCGCTCGCCAACCTGCTGCTCAACCGGCTCGACGGCGACCTGAGCGTGGAGCAGGAGCGCCAGGTCAGGCTGATTCTTTCGTCTGCGGAAAGCTTGGGCGAGACGGTGAACGACCTGCTCGACCTCGCGAAGATCGAAGCCGGCAAGACCGAAGTCGCTCCCGCGTGGTTCGATGCCGCCGACCTCTTCGCCGCGCTGCGCACGATGCTCATGCCGCTGCTCGACACCCCGCACGTCACGCTCGAATTCGGCTCCACGGCAGGCCTGCCGCAGCTTTACACCGACGAACCGAAGCTCACTCAAATCCTGCGCAATTTCGTTTCGAACGCGATCAAGTACACCGAGCACGGACAGATTCGCGTCGGCGCCCAGTGCATGCCCGGCAATGGCGACGACTCGCGCATCACCTTCTTTGTCGCGGACACGGGCATCGGAATTGCGCCCGAGCACCACCAGATCATTTTCGAGGAGTTCGGCCAGGTGCAGAACCGCCTGCAGCAGCGTGTGAAGGGAACGGGTCTTGGCCTGCCGCTGTGCCGCAAGCTTGCGGCGCTCCTGGGCGGAGAAGTGGGCGTGGAAAGCGAGCCCGGCGTGGGCTCGACGTTCCGCCTGAACGTGCCGGTGCGCCTCGCTACGTCCGTCGAGGACGAACCCGAGACCTCCGGGGACGCGGCGCCATGA
- a CDS encoding ATP-binding protein, protein MESTLDGAAGSAGGSHRSFEIGDASGVAYARRGAAEAARIATLSETDAGRLAIVLTEAATNILKHAGHGELLVRAMDGAVELIALDSGPGMTDVGAALADGHSTTGTPGTGLGAMRRLSNQFAVYSQPGMGTVLRALVQKSGGNAARAAFTGPEIGAACVPYPGEEVCGDGWLAQIDQSGLTLALADGLGHGAEAHVAAVAALDVLRRRAGLAPAALMELSHAALRATRGAALALVRIDLARGTLAFCGTGNISAVAYGAGRPAQRRSSDGHAAAGHTQRPASAGVPSARECYQIVSRNGIVGHTMRGTQEFELTWGENALLVLHSDGIGTRWDLAAWPGLANQPAVVIAAVLYRDFARRRDDATVVVVRARPGVQLSHE, encoded by the coding sequence ATGGAAAGTACGCTAGACGGCGCAGCCGGTTCCGCCGGCGGCAGCCACCGGTCCTTCGAGATCGGCGACGCAAGCGGCGTCGCCTATGCACGCCGCGGCGCGGCCGAAGCCGCGCGCATTGCCACGCTCAGCGAGACCGACGCCGGGCGCCTCGCGATCGTGCTCACGGAAGCGGCCACCAACATCCTCAAGCACGCCGGCCACGGCGAACTGCTCGTGCGAGCCATGGACGGCGCGGTGGAGCTGATCGCGCTCGATAGCGGCCCCGGCATGACCGACGTAGGCGCGGCGCTCGCCGACGGCCACTCCACGACCGGCACACCTGGCACCGGGCTCGGCGCGATGCGGCGGCTCTCGAACCAGTTCGCCGTCTATTCGCAGCCGGGCATGGGCACCGTGCTGCGCGCGCTCGTGCAAAAGAGCGGCGGCAACGCCGCCCGCGCGGCGTTCACCGGCCCCGAGATCGGCGCCGCGTGCGTGCCCTATCCCGGCGAGGAAGTCTGCGGCGACGGGTGGCTCGCGCAGATCGACCAAAGCGGACTCACGCTCGCGCTCGCCGACGGCCTCGGCCACGGCGCCGAAGCCCACGTGGCCGCCGTGGCCGCGCTCGACGTACTGCGCCGCCGCGCCGGGCTCGCGCCCGCCGCGCTCATGGAACTCTCGCACGCGGCGCTGCGCGCGACGCGCGGGGCCGCGCTGGCGCTCGTGCGCATCGATCTTGCGCGCGGCACGCTCGCGTTCTGCGGCACGGGCAACATCTCGGCGGTCGCGTATGGCGCGGGCCGCCCTGCGCAACGGCGCTCGAGCGACGGCCACGCCGCAGCCGGCCATACGCAGCGGCCCGCCAGCGCAGGCGTACCTTCCGCGCGCGAGTGCTACCAGATCGTCTCGCGCAACGGCATCGTGGGTCACACGATGCGCGGCACCCAGGAGTTCGAGCTCACGTGGGGCGAGAACGCGCTCCTCGTGCTGCATTCGGACGGCATCGGCACCCGCTGGGATCTTGCCGCCTGGCCCGGACTCGCCAACCAGCCCGCCGTCGTGATCGCGGCCGTCCTCTACCGAGACTTCGCGCGCCGGCGCGACGACGCCACCGTCGTCGTCGTGCGCGCCCGCCCCGGAGTACAGTTGAGCCATGAATAA
- a CDS encoding sensor histidine kinase, translating into MIPGTHVEFPNVAAHVPAPAAKALLAGFAREGAIVVIGNTLIAVALTVVGFHRFIDNFVFSQAIGLSIMLLLDVARFFLQRRNALTGPRLALAMVLAIMLGAELGRSIASLVLGLGLRYAFETRDLPLTGWIALTATLLVTWYGWSRTRIAELSEQVARTAWQKEAAERTALSARLQALQAQIEPHFLFNTLATLDSLIASDPPRARDLLASLNRFLRATLEASRAQSETLAVQFKVLDAMLAVHAMRIGARLAYSFDLPHDCADLPVPPMLLQPLVENALKHGIQGALEGGRIDVSARRDGEYAELTVTDTGPGFGATPGTQGAGVGLVNVRERLAALYGEHASLTLIENVPHGLVARVRLPLRNAFDVSVQESRS; encoded by the coding sequence ATGATTCCTGGCACGCACGTCGAGTTTCCGAACGTCGCCGCCCACGTGCCCGCGCCGGCGGCCAAAGCCCTGCTCGCCGGATTCGCGCGCGAGGGGGCGATCGTCGTCATCGGGAACACGCTGATCGCCGTCGCGCTCACCGTCGTCGGCTTTCACCGATTCATCGACAACTTCGTCTTCAGCCAGGCGATCGGGCTCTCGATCATGCTGCTGCTCGACGTCGCCCGCTTCTTTCTGCAGCGCCGCAACGCGCTCACAGGCCCGCGGCTCGCGCTCGCGATGGTGCTCGCCATCATGCTCGGCGCGGAGCTCGGGCGCTCGATTGCGAGCCTGGTGCTCGGCCTGGGCCTGCGCTACGCGTTCGAGACGAGGGATCTCCCGCTCACGGGCTGGATCGCGCTCACCGCCACGCTGCTCGTCACCTGGTATGGCTGGTCGCGCACGCGCATTGCCGAGTTGAGCGAGCAGGTCGCGCGCACGGCATGGCAAAAGGAAGCCGCCGAGCGCACGGCGCTCAGCGCGCGCCTGCAGGCGCTGCAGGCGCAAATCGAGCCGCACTTTCTCTTCAACACGCTCGCGACGCTCGACAGCCTGATCGCGTCCGATCCCCCTCGTGCGCGCGACCTGCTTGCCAGCCTCAACCGCTTCCTGCGCGCGACGCTCGAGGCCTCGCGCGCCCAAAGCGAAACGCTCGCGGTGCAGTTCAAGGTGCTCGACGCAATGCTCGCTGTGCACGCCATGCGCATCGGAGCGCGCCTCGCCTACTCGTTCGACCTGCCGCACGATTGCGCCGACCTCCCGGTACCGCCCATGCTGTTGCAGCCGCTCGTGGAAAACGCGCTCAAGCATGGCATTCAGGGCGCGCTCGAGGGCGGCAGAATCGACGTTAGCGCACGGCGTGACGGCGAGTATGCCGAGCTGACCGTAACCGATACGGGCCCCGGCTTTGGCGCGACGCCAGGCACCCAGGGCGCGGGCGTCGGGCTCGTGAACGTACGCGAGCGGCTTGCGGCGCTCTACGGCGAGCACGCCTCGCTCACGCTGATCGAGAACGTGCCGCACGGCCTCGTGGCGCGCGTGCGGCTGCCACTGCGCAATGCCTTTGACGTGAGCGTGCAGGAGTCCCGATCATGA
- a CDS encoding ATP-binding response regulator, whose product MNAPATLILNVDDNEGARYVKSRVLRHAGYAVIEAATGQAALEAVREHAPAIVLLDVKLPDISGIEVCRLIKADPETNSTLVLQTSAAAVQTRDKVLALDGGADSYLTEPVEPAELVANVRALLRLYAAEKALRDADRRKDRFLATLAHELRNPLAPIRNAIELLDPRHGANDAMRADARQIASRQVEHLGRLVDDLLDVSRISHGKITLQMSTLDLREIVDVAVETSRPFLDAKLQTLTVEIDCEPCHVTGDAIRVAQIISNLLSNAAKYTAEGGQIVLRLEADVYEILIRVRDNGIGIAPDELPYVFDLFMQSREAVKRADGGLGIGLALVRELAELHGGSASAHSDGLGRGSEFVVRLPLARAPQCDAPREQPPGAGDQTAPPRRRVLIADDNVDSASSLLMLLELEGHEVRVAHDGPSALALAQRFLPHVAILDIGLPGMDGHALAKALRAEPATAHVQLIALTGYGQERDRLAASEAGFDRHLVKPAPFEEILREIESAPPG is encoded by the coding sequence ATGAACGCACCCGCCACGCTCATCCTCAACGTCGACGACAACGAAGGCGCGCGCTACGTGAAGTCTCGCGTGCTGCGCCACGCCGGCTACGCCGTGATCGAAGCCGCGACTGGCCAGGCCGCGCTCGAAGCCGTGCGCGAACACGCGCCCGCGATCGTGCTGCTCGACGTGAAGCTGCCCGATATCAGCGGTATCGAGGTGTGCCGCCTCATCAAGGCGGACCCGGAAACGAACTCCACGCTCGTGCTGCAAACGTCGGCCGCGGCCGTACAAACGCGCGACAAGGTCCTCGCGCTCGACGGCGGCGCCGACAGCTACCTGACTGAGCCCGTCGAACCCGCCGAACTGGTGGCGAACGTGCGCGCCCTGCTGCGCCTCTACGCCGCCGAAAAAGCGCTGCGCGACGCCGACCGCCGCAAGGACCGCTTTCTCGCGACGCTCGCGCACGAACTGCGCAATCCGCTCGCGCCGATACGCAACGCCATCGAGCTGCTCGACCCGCGCCACGGCGCAAACGACGCGATGCGCGCCGACGCGCGGCAGATCGCGAGCCGCCAGGTCGAGCATCTCGGGCGCCTCGTCGACGATCTGCTCGACGTCTCGCGCATCTCTCACGGCAAGATCACGCTGCAGATGAGCACGCTCGACCTGCGCGAGATCGTCGATGTCGCCGTGGAAACGAGCCGCCCGTTCCTCGACGCGAAGTTGCAAACGCTCACGGTCGAGATCGACTGCGAGCCGTGCCATGTGACCGGCGACGCGATACGCGTGGCGCAGATCATCAGCAACCTGCTTTCCAACGCGGCGAAGTACACCGCCGAAGGCGGCCAGATCGTGTTGCGGCTCGAAGCGGACGTCTACGAGATCCTGATTCGCGTGCGCGACAACGGCATTGGCATCGCGCCCGACGAGTTGCCCTACGTGTTCGATCTCTTCATGCAGTCGCGCGAGGCCGTGAAGCGCGCCGACGGCGGCCTCGGCATCGGTCTCGCACTCGTGCGCGAACTCGCGGAATTGCATGGCGGCTCGGCGAGCGCGCATTCGGACGGGCTTGGGCGCGGCTCGGAATTCGTCGTGCGTCTGCCGCTCGCACGGGCGCCACAATGCGACGCACCGCGCGAGCAGCCGCCGGGCGCAGGGGATCAAACCGCGCCGCCGCGTCGCCGCGTGCTGATCGCCGACGACAACGTCGACTCCGCCTCGTCGCTGCTCATGCTGCTGGAACTCGAAGGCCACGAGGTGCGCGTGGCCCACGACGGCCCGAGCGCGCTCGCGCTCGCGCAGCGCTTCCTGCCTCACGTGGCGATACTCGACATCGGTCTGCCCGGCATGGATGGTCACGCGCTGGCCAAGGCGCTGCGCGCCGAGCCCGCCACGGCACACGTGCAACTGATCGCGCTCACGGGCTATGGCCAGGAGCGCGACCGCCTCGCCGCGAGCGAGGCTGGCTTCGACCGGCATCTCGTGAAGCCCGCGCCATTCGAAGAGATCTTGCGGGAAATCGAAAGCGCGCCGCCGGGTTAA
- a CDS encoding GNAT family N-acetyltransferase translates to MDVRPLDVQDLELICRHREAMFREAGRDEATLRTMTEHFRAWLAPRLADGAYFGYVLSERGEAIAGIGLMLIDWPPHPLHPETAQRGYVLNVYVEPGARRRGLARELMRLADEAFARRGVTYAILHATEQGRPLYEGLGWRATTEMATAVLPARA, encoded by the coding sequence ATGGACGTCCGCCCGCTCGATGTTCAAGACCTCGAACTGATCTGCCGTCATCGTGAGGCCATGTTCCGCGAAGCGGGCCGCGACGAGGCCACGCTGCGCACGATGACCGAACACTTTCGCGCGTGGCTCGCGCCGCGCCTTGCCGATGGCGCGTACTTTGGCTACGTGCTGAGCGAGCGCGGCGAGGCGATTGCGGGCATCGGGCTCATGCTGATCGACTGGCCGCCGCATCCTTTACACCCCGAAACGGCCCAACGCGGCTATGTGCTCAATGTCTACGTCGAACCCGGCGCGCGGCGGCGCGGTCTCGCCCGCGAGCTCATGCGGCTCGCCGATGAGGCATTCGCCCGGCGCGGGGTGACGTACGCGATTCTGCACGCCACCGAGCAGGGGCGCCCGCTCTACGAGGGCCTCGGGTGGCGCGCAACGACGGAAATGGCGACAGCGGTACTCCCCGCTCGCGCCTGA
- a CDS encoding LytR/AlgR family response regulator transcription factor, which translates to MKSHTPDTPDTPTALIAEDEPLIAAALARELAAVWPELRIVATAGNGREAIERIGALAPDVAFLDIAMPGATGLDVARACANLAAPPQIVFVTAYDAYALEAFEAAAIDYLLKPVEPARLARTAERLRARLARAAASDTGAPQMQADLQRVLRQLEAITQDVREARAGAQAGNADSTPRAAPLRYLRASSGNDIRMVPVDDVLYFEAADKYVVVTTRSGELLIRTSLRELCAQLDPARFWQVHRGTVVNVDQVESASVSAIGKMTLQLRGHAGALAVSRQYAHLFRQM; encoded by the coding sequence ATGAAAAGCCACACGCCGGACACGCCGGACACGCCGACCGCGCTGATCGCCGAGGACGAACCGCTGATCGCCGCCGCGCTTGCGCGGGAACTCGCCGCCGTGTGGCCGGAATTGCGCATCGTCGCGACGGCTGGCAACGGCCGCGAAGCCATCGAGCGCATCGGTGCGCTTGCGCCCGACGTTGCGTTCCTCGACATCGCCATGCCGGGCGCGACCGGGCTCGATGTCGCGCGCGCCTGCGCGAATCTCGCCGCGCCGCCGCAGATCGTGTTCGTCACCGCCTACGACGCCTATGCGCTCGAAGCCTTCGAAGCCGCGGCCATCGACTATCTGCTCAAACCCGTGGAACCGGCGCGGCTCGCACGCACGGCCGAGCGCCTGCGCGCGCGGCTCGCGCGAGCGGCGGCGAGCGACACCGGGGCGCCGCAAATGCAGGCGGATCTGCAACGCGTGCTGCGCCAACTGGAAGCGATCACGCAGGACGTTCGCGAAGCGCGGGCCGGCGCGCAAGCAGGCAACGCGGACAGCACGCCGCGCGCGGCGCCGCTGCGCTATCTGCGCGCCTCCAGCGGCAACGACATCCGCATGGTGCCGGTGGACGATGTTTTGTACTTCGAAGCAGCCGACAAGTACGTCGTGGTCACGACGCGCAGCGGCGAACTGCTGATCCGCACGAGCCTGCGAGAGTTGTGCGCGCAACTGGACCCTGCGCGTTTCTGGCAGGTTCACCGCGGCACGGTGGTCAATGTGGACCAGGTGGAAAGCGCCTCGGTCAGCGCGATCGGGAAGATGACGCTGCAACTGCGCGGCCATGCCGGGGCGCTCGCGGTAAGCCGGCAATACGCCCACTTGTTCCGGCAAATGTGA
- a CDS encoding ATP-binding protein, translated as MNSNDTTGRLAAQVSLRSDEEIVRLRQIVRDAAIAQGFSLIEQTKFVTAASELARNTLQHGRGGDARLEVLERGVRVGLRLSFVDQGPGIADIERALQDGFTSGNGLGLGLGGSRRLCDEFTIESTPGAGTMVTITKWKVR; from the coding sequence ATGAATAGCAACGACACGACCGGAAGGCTCGCGGCCCAGGTGAGCCTGCGTTCGGACGAGGAAATCGTCCGGCTACGACAGATCGTGCGCGACGCCGCCATCGCGCAGGGGTTCTCGCTCATCGAGCAGACCAAGTTCGTGACGGCGGCGAGCGAACTCGCGCGCAATACGCTGCAGCATGGACGCGGCGGCGACGCACGGCTGGAAGTGCTGGAACGCGGCGTGCGCGTGGGCCTGCGGCTCTCGTTCGTCGATCAGGGTCCGGGTATTGCCGATATCGAACGCGCGCTGCAGGACGGCTTCACGAGCGGCAACGGCCTGGGCCTGGGCCTGGGCGGGTCGCGGCGCCTGTGTGACGAGTTCACGATCGAATCGACGCCGGGTGCCGGCACAATGGTCACCATCACGAAATGGAAAGTACGCTAG
- a CDS encoding DUF2306 domain-containing protein, whose amino-acid sequence MPVIIAAHIVAATLSVILGTAVTLAEKGSTRHKWLGRLWVLTMFATALSSFDIRELNPGHFSWVHGLSLLTFASVGRAIWAIRHGNVRGHRLAMRGSFFALVMAGLAAVATPHRLLNLIVTNWIA is encoded by the coding sequence ATGCCTGTCATCATTGCGGCGCACATCGTCGCCGCGACGCTTTCTGTCATACTCGGAACCGCCGTCACGCTGGCCGAAAAAGGCAGCACACGGCACAAGTGGCTCGGCCGCCTGTGGGTGCTGACGATGTTCGCGACCGCGCTCAGTTCGTTCGACATCCGCGAACTGAATCCGGGGCATTTCTCCTGGGTTCACGGCCTTTCGCTGCTGACGTTCGCGAGCGTCGGGCGCGCCATTTGGGCGATCCGCCACGGCAATGTGCGCGGCCATCGTCTGGCCATGCGCGGATCGTTCTTCGCACTCGTCATGGCCGGCCTCGCCGCCGTTGCGACGCCGCACCGGCTGCTCAATCTCATCGTCACGAACTGGATCGCATGA